The Elephas maximus indicus isolate mEleMax1 chromosome 11, mEleMax1 primary haplotype, whole genome shotgun sequence genome contains the following window.
ccaagtagaactgcgaGTTGAGtccctggaggaaaggagaacgCCTGCTTCTCTGAAGGGAGGGGGACGGGGAGGGCGCGTGTAGAGTTTCCTGGGGGAATGTGGGAGGCCTGGGTCTCCTCGAGGAATTGGAAGAATATCTAGATCTATGGACAGGTCATTCCCAAGGGAACAAGGACACCCAGGTTCCTGAGAGTAAAGCAGGCAGACAGCCTGttccccttcctctcccctctccgCCCCAGCTGGGACCAGCCTGTATTAGCATGCAGTGATGCTACTTTTCTCAGCTGAGCCCCAAGGCGGGAAGAATTGAAAAGCCGAAAAGTTGTTGAAGGATCAAACCTAACTGCTTCAGGGGCTCGGGggttgtggggggtggggtgggtggtttGTGTGGTTGGCTGGGCCTCATGGCCCAGGGATGGGAAAGATGAAGAGGGTCCAGGGCTCTCAGTGGACCGCTGGAGAGGTATGAGATTGAGGAGATAGGGAAAAGACACCCCACCTGCACCTCCCCCAGCCCCCCCGCGAGAttcttatttactttcttctggcatCTCCAGTTATTTGACTCAGGCTttttgtctgtgtctctaagcaacatttattgagcactcagaGAGTACCAAACTCAAACCCGTTGCCTGCCGTTTAGTCTATTccgactagaactgccccatagcgtttccaaggagctcctggtggattcgaactgcccatcttttgattagcagctgtagcacttaaccactccgccactaGCTTCCCACAGTGTACCAGGCTCTGAGAATTCTGAGATGGCTAGGTCATCACGGAGATGAATTACACTATCTCTCTGCTGCCTTTCCCTGTCTCTGATTGTTCCTTTCTCTGTCCCCAGATTCAGGGACTTAggaaccccccccacccccttccagGTTCCTTGTAGAAAGGTGGCCGTTGCCATGGTAACAATGACACAGTGACCTTGGGCCTGGGCTGCCCCTCCCCCAACCCTGTCGTTTCTGGGGAGGGGTCCACAAGACCAACTTCAACCCTACCCACTCTTTTCCAGCTGTAAGACACCATCCCCTCACTTCCCCACCCTGCCCCATCCCTTGTCCCCAGTCATGGCAAGCCCTCTGCATAGAGGGGTTCAGGATAGTCACTCTACACTGAGCTGTAGAGAAATCTCCCCTCCAGCCTCAATTTTTTTAGGGAGTTGAGCTGGTCTTCTCTCAGTCCTAGCCCCTCCCACCCCATCTCTGACAGAGAGGTCTCTTATCTCTGCTTCTGATTACAGCCCCAGTCCCTGAGGGCTAGAGACGGTAGAGGAGGCATGCTGAGGATAGAAGGAAGGGGTCATTCAATTAATAGGTCAGGGAACTCCTGGCTTGAGGAGGTcagaaaagcaaagagatttgtCCAAGGCCATGCGCTGACATAATCAAATGGATAATAATCATATGAATAATAATCCTAACTCTCTTATTGAGGGTTACATGCCAGCTACTGCTGTAAGaacttaactcatttaatccttgcagtACTCCATGAagaaggtactattattattcccatttaacagatgaggaaactgaggcacagaagcaAAAGCTACTTGCTTGAGGTCTCTGTATAGTCAAAACTCAACCCTAGGGCTTTCTTGCAGCCAACGGCTACACCCTGTCTTAGGAAGGGACCCGGCTCCTCCTCCCTGGGGTTCCCCCACCCACCCAAGTTGAACTTTTGTTTGTGGCTCATGATTGTAAACAACCCAATCAGAAAAAGGCATGTTCAAGGACTTGGCCAATCAGAAGTAAGGAATTTGAAAAGCTGGGACCAATCAGAGAGGGTGACGCAGAGGGGCCATCCAATGCAGAATGGCTGTGGCTACAATGATCGTAGAAGGACCAATCAGAAAGCCCAGAACAGAGAACACTCTCCAATGAagagtcagcacaattggacgtggccaggggcggattatccaatagacGAGGTaggcatggtgcttaccttgcttaccagctCATTTGTAGTGAACACTTCCACATGGgtctgtggtgaaacccatgtgaaatggcTCATTATAAAGTtgtaagcaagcacaagtaagcctgtgcttaccttgcttacttggTCATCTGCCCGTCAGgggttgtaaatttgaaaagaagctttgatGCTACAGgagggtgctgtggagttgagagAAAGACatatgccagccatacctagaagcagaatctttgctgtggtgaaaaaatgtgaaattgttcactacagatgatctagtaagcaaggtgagcactgtgcttaccttgcctattggctaATCCGCCTCTAGGCATGGCTTTGGCTTTGGGGTGACTCCTCAGAGGGACAGTACAAACTGAGGACCGAACACCTCATCTCTTCCCAAAAACCTTCCCTTCTAGGTTTCCTGAGCCAACCTCCAGGCTTTCCTTGGGGTACTTCTCCCTCCTGattttgaaaggagccctggtggtacaatggttaagatgTTGACTGGTAATGGTAAGGTCAGAGGTTAGaacttaccagccactccacaggagaaagccaTGAAAGTCGGCTTTCCTAAATATGGTTACTACGTGcccttgagtgggttccaactcatagtgaccttatatacaacaaaagaaaactgccgggtcctgcaccatcttcataatggttgctgtgtttaagcccattgttgcagccactgtgtcaatttgtctcgttgagggtcttcctcttttttgctgaccctctaccaagcatgatgtcctccttggaaaccctatggggcagttctgctctgtcctgtagggtcactatagtcagaatcgactggatggtaacAGGTAACCTTGAAAGCGAGCAGGGCTTACGTTGGGAAGTCCAGCGACTGGACTTTAGGTCCGAGCTGAGTGGGCCAGATCCCCATGGCTTGAGGCTGCTGAGGGAAGCTTTGGAGTGGGGTCTAAAGTGGAGGGGTGGGATCTAGCCTTGAGGGCGGGGCCTAGGCCGAGGAAGGCTGAATACTATGTTTTGGGGTAGTGTCtaaggggcaggggaggggtggaggtgtGAGAACGGGGCAGAGAGGTGGGCCCTAGGCTTGAAGGGCATTGCTTAGGTCAAATAGGGCTGGGATTTTTTGCTTTGGGGTGGAGCCTAAGAGGCAGAGGGTGGGGTGTAGGGTTGGAGGTGGGGCGTAGGGTTGGGGGTGGGGCGGGTTTTGTGTAAGAACGGGATTGGTCATAGGTCTATGTTAGAAGGTCTGAGGCAGGGAAATAAGCACCTTAGCTTCTTCCAcctgttgtccttatttttcagGCCAATTCCCATCCCCACTGACCTTGTGGGCCTACACCCCTTCTCTTCCAGTGACCCCAGGCTGAGGGGCCGTGCTTATTCCCGACTGTGACCTCCTGAGGTGAGGTCTAGAGTCAGCCTAGCTCCCCGGCCCTCTCGCAAGAGGTATTCAAGAACATatgtttactgagtgcctactgcgTGCTTGTCACTGTTCTGGGCACTGGAGGAAATCGGTGCCCATGTCAAGCCCCTCAGGAGGCTTACGTTTCTATGACTAGGcaataaacaaacaataaacagGTAAACAAACAAATAGATGATTTCAGAGAGTGATAGATAAGTGCTCTGAGGTGATGCAATGGGTAGAAATGGTGGGATATGTTgatgaaaggtgtgcgtcaggcttgtatcctttcaccacacctattcaatctctatgatgagcaaataatccgagaagccagactgtatgaagaagaacgaggcaccaggattggaggaagactcattaacaacctgcgttatgcagatgacacagccttgcttgctgaaagtgaagaggacttgaagcacttactgatgaagatcaaagaccacagccttccgtatggattacacctcaacgtaaagaaagcaaaaatcctcacaactggaccaataagcaacaatgggctcaaacatagcaacagttgtgaggatggtgcaggactgggcagtgtttcattctattgtacatagggtggctgtgagtcggagctgCCTCgagaacggcacctaacaacgcaACTCTGGAAGAGTTCTCCTGCTCCCTGCCGCTAgcccccaacatttattattaaaaagtGAATATCCAGCAAAATGGAAATAGTTTTACAGTAAACACCTGTATACCCAACACCTAGATTCTTCCATTAACATTTGATTAACTTGGTTTATCACATATCCATCCCCCAATACATCTCATTTCCTAAAAGATGTATTTCGAAGTAATTTGCATACATCAGGACACTTCCTTGGGGGAGTGGCTGATTTTAAATTGGGGATGGAAAGGGAAGGCCTCCCTGGGGAGATGCCATTTGAGTTAAGACCTGAATGAAAAGAAGGAACCAGCcatggaaggggaagaaaagcACAAAGGCCTGGGGGCTGGAATGAGCTGGGTGAGTTGGAGGAATAGAAAAGGCATCGCCAAGGAGCTGGAAGCAGTGACTGAGGCTGGAAGACAAGAACCAAGGGACAGTGATCAGAGATGAGGTCAAGAGGTTGGCAGGGGGCCAGAGCTCACCGGGCTAGTATACCCTGTGAGGCGAGGCGGACTCTGCTGGGACCTCAGGCTCTTTGTCTCCCCTTCGCATCTCTGTCTATTGTTATTAGCTCTCTTCTCATTCTACCAAGGCCTGCTTAGGTCCTTTTACCCCTTCACCTCCACCCTACCTTGTCATTTACTTTCTGTGTGATCTCAGGCAAGGGACTTAACTTCTTAGTGCCTcaatttttctcctctgtaaaatgggaataataatgggACCTCTTCATCAGGCTGTGGTGAAGATGGAATGAAGGAATATATGTGAAGTCCTTAGAACCATTTCTGGcacatccaaaaaaaccaaacctgttgccattgagtctattctgaatcatagagccctataggacagagtagaactgcctcatagggtttccaagaagccgctggtagatttgaactgctgactttttggttagcagccaaaccctcaatcattgtgccaccagggccccttctggtacatgttgctgttgttgctaggtgctgtcgagtcagttctgactcaattctgacacatagtgaccctacaggatggagaagaactgccccatagggtttccaaggagtggcaggtggattggaacagccgacctttcggttaacagccaagctcttaaccactatgccaccagggcttccggtacataaaacccactaccatcgagtcaattagacccttagcaaccatacaggacagagtagaactgccccatagggtttccaaggagcgcctagtggatttgaactgctgacctttcggttagcagccgagctcttaaccactgcgccaccagggcttcaggcacataaaaaaaaaatagctgtgcTGTATATGTATTTGCTTTCAGTGCTGTTATTGTTATTCCTCCCCCCACCCATCCTCCCAGCCCTGATCTGCATGCCCAGCAGGGAGCACCAGAAACTATGGCGGGAGGCGGGGGTGGTCCCTGGGGAGCACCAGGAACTATGGCGGGAGGCGGGGGTGGTCCCTGGGGAGCACCAGGAACTATGGCGGGAGGCGGGGGTGGTCCCTGGGGAGCACCAGGAACTATGGCGGGAGGCGGGGGTGGTCCCTGGGGAGCACCAGGAACTATGGCGGGAGGCGGGGGTCGTCCCTGGgaagtggtggtggcagtgagtTCTGAAGATTGGGGGGATTGTGGGTGTACCTAGTGGCATCTAATGCTTGTGAGTGTGGTCAGAGTTCACTAGAGGGATGGTCTGCAGAGGTGGGCTTCTTTTGGGGGCGGGGCAGCCTTAGTGCGATGGTGCTGGGCAGAGTTTAGGGAAATGGTTTGGACAGGACCTTTGATGCAGTGGGTTCCAAACTGGACTTCAGGAATCTGTGGACTGCCATAAGACTGATTTTGAGGGAAAGCCTTGCTGGGTTTGGGGGCCCCATAAGAATCTTAGAAAGAGATGAAGAGTGACCTAAGATAGCAGGGGTTGCAAGAGGGGCCTGGGGGGCTCACTGGGGGTTGGTCAAAGGGATCTGAACATGTAAGAAGCAAGGAATTCTGGCCCCCATGGAAGTCgctaggagggaggaagggtcttcagggcccaagagaaagaatgggAACAGGGAGGAgtcaggggaggagggagagagaaaagtctAAGGTCTCCAAGGGGAAGATGGTCAGGGGTTGAGGGGGGGAATGGGGAAAATTTGGGATCTTCCATGGGGATAAGAGATCTTTTGGGGCCCCCTAGAACTTGGCCTGAGTCCTATTGGAGCTCAAGGGTGGTTTGGGGTCCTTGAGGGTGAAGGGACATGGTTGGGGTCTCCAAAAAGGAGTGGGATGTGGTTTGTGGTCCTGGATGGCTGGATGTTGGGGTATAATTTGTTGTCCCTGAGGGGAATGCATTGTCTAGGATCCCCCTGAATGTTGGGGTATGGTCTAGGGTCCCTGATGGGTTGGTTTGGGTCTCCTTGGATTTTGAGATACAGTCTGGGGTCCCTCTGTATCCTGGACGTGGTCTAGGGTCGTTGATGGAGTGGGACATAAATCTGGGGTCACCAAGGAGAGTAGGACATGGTTTGTGGTGCCAGGTGGCTGTAGGATATGGTCTGGGTTTCCAAAGCAGGTAAGGCAGGGTCTGAGGTCCCCCTGGGTATTGGGACATAGTCCAGGGTCTCCACTGGGAGATCTGGGGTCCCCATGCCCGTCGGGGCGTGGTCTGGGGGGGTCTCTGGGGAAGCCggcagagctgggggtggggctggggagtgGTCGGGGGCGGGCCGGCGGCGGCCCAGCAGTGGAGCCGAGTCTGCGGCCGACCCCGGAGCTGGGGGTCTGGGGTCTGCGGCCGCGCCGCCCGCCCGCCCCGCTCCGGTCGGCGCCCCCTCCCCCCTTGCGGCGGTGGTGGCGGCGGGGCTCGGGCGGCGGGCGGCGCGGAGGGCGGAGCTCGGCGGCGgctggggagggagggcgggaggcgGGAGGGAGGCGGCCCCGCGGCACCGCGCCCCCTCCCCCGGCCCTCCCCCCACCATGGCGCGGagcgaggcggcggcggcggggccgGGCCCGGGGCCCCCCGGGGCTGGGTGAGCGCGGCCCGCAGCGGCCGGGGAGGCGGCGGGTGGGGGCGCCGGTGTGAGCGCGGGTGTGAGCGTGCAGCGTGTGAGTGTGTGTCCGCGGCGCTGCGGCGGGCCCGGCGTGCGCTCGCGCGGCCCTGTGTGTGCCCGGCGCCGGCGTGTGCGGCGCCCTGCTTGTGTGGCCATCCGGGTGTGTGCTGGGTGTCGATCCGAGGTTGTGTGTCCGGCGCTGCGTGTGTGTCCACCTGAGCGGCTGCCGCTCCGGCTGCGTGTCTGGGGGGCTGTCGCACGCCCATCGGAGGGgctgtgtgcaggtgtgtgtgcgTGGGTTGTGTGCCCAGGTGTGGGTGCCTCCCCCCATCCCCCAGCGAGTGTGTGCGCGGCTAGCTGCATTGGGTTTGGGTCCGGGTTGGATGTCCATCCGAGGGTCTGGGTAACCGGGTGTGCCCGCTCGGGtgtccatttgtgtgtgtgtgtgtgtctgcggtTGTATGTCTCCGagggtgtgtgtctgtgcgtCCACGTCGGGTTCCCGGCCGGGGGCTGGGGCTCGGCGCGTTGTGGCTCCAGGCCTCTGTGTAGGTTTGGGGGAAGGGAGTTAGCCGCTCCCTCGGTCCATGTCAACTGGGGGGGTCCTAAGCGGTCCTTGGGGGAGACGGCCATGTCTTCCCCTTCCCGGTGGCTGGTGGGGGGGGGATGGGCGGCCGGGAGGTGTACAGATGGAGGGATGAGAGGCCGAGGGATGGGCAGATGGGCCCTGTGCGAGGGGGGGCACAGACCCGGCTCGTCCCTACGCACCCCACCCCTATTCCCCCACAGGCCAGAGCTCCCCAGATGGGGCCAGAGTTGCTGGCATCCAGATGGCCAGACTGGGGACCCATGGGCTGCTTGCTGGTTGGAGAAGATCTCCTTGGCTTGAGACAGTGCTCTAGCACCCTCAACCCTCTGAGAGTCGACTTGCTGAAACCTGACCTCCAGCCCTGGTTTGGTGGGGTGCGGGCCATGCTGGGAGGGCTGCTGGGATCTCTTTGGCTTGGGAAGCAGGTGGGGCGGGTGCCCTGGGTTTGGGAGGGATGTGTGTCCACCACCGTGTGTCAGTGTGCATCTGTGCCTGTGTGTTGATTATGCTGCTGTGGTTAAATATTTTGGGTGCACTTGTTAGTGTGTAAACGTCCGCCAGGGGTCTGGGctgttgtgtgagtgtgtgtctatTGGGAGTGAACATCTCTGAGTGTCGGTGCAGAGGTGCACCTTTTGGTGCATGTGTGTTTGAGCATCTCCCGGCATTGTGAGTGTCTGTGTACAGTCGTGGTTCTCTGTACATGTGTGTGGCCATGTGGGTATCTGTTGGTGTAGAGATGTATCAGTTTTGCGATAGTGCATTGTAGGAGTCTATGAAGTTGTATGGGTGTGTTTGGGCACTTAAGAGTGTGCACCTGTGCATCTTTGTGTAAGTATGCATCTGttataggtgtgtgtgtgccCGTGTGTTGGTGAGTGTGTGCACCTGTGTTGTGCAGCTGTGCAAAGGAAAGCCAGTGTTCGTGTGTGGTTGTGTGCAGGTGTGCCAACCTTGAGGGTTTGTGTCTATGTTGTGAACCTGTTTGTgcttcagtgttggtctctgggGAGTGGAGTTGTGTGTGTTCATACACATATGTGCAGAGCACTACGCACATGCAAGCCTGTGTCCCTGCACAAGGCTGAACCCAATTCTGGGCCCAGGGAGTTTGGGGCCCATGTGGCAAGGCCTAGGGTATGCTGGGGTCCAGTCTGGGGACTGTGAGACAAGTGTGTCCACACCTCAGGCCAAGTGCCCATGGAGGGGAAGCACAGAATCTCAGCTGTGGAGACTTGGGGTGTGGGTCTGTGTGGGTTCTGGCATGTCCACACATGTCTGGGTGGGCACCTCCAAGCCTTCGCCAGCAGCTTGCGCTGCTCAGGTTCTTTGAACTTGGGGGGCTGGGTGGCTGAACTGCTGGGTTCTAAATGAGGAAGGGCAGGGGGCCAGGTCCagactcctgggtctgaagaaGGAGGCAGCTTTGGGCCTAGAATCCTGGATTTGAAGGAGGAAGGGTTTAGGGGATTGGATTCCTGAGACCTGAGGAAGGAAGGGACTGGGCTCTGGACTCCTGGGTCAGAAGTGGGAGATGGGGTCCTCGGGCTCCTGAGACCTCAGTGGACAAATGGCTGGATGTGGACTCCTGGGTTTTGGCAGGTGAACAGTCCTGAGCCCCAGACTCCTAGGTCTCTGGAGACGACCCCTGGGTTCCGTGAGACTGTGCAGAGCCTGCAGCAGGTGGGCTTAAGGGGGGCCACCACATCAGGGACTTCCTTGGCTGAGATAGCCTCCAATGAGGACCTGGCACCCAAAGAGGAGCCGGAAGGATGCTAACAGGGTTGCTTTGCTCCTTTGCAGGTACTGGCCCAGGCCCTGACTCCCTGAAGAGAGGTGAGTGGGGGTCTCAGGCTGGGAGAGCTGTGGGGTGATTGGGCTTTTTCTGAGTTTGTGGGAGGCCTGGAGCCCTGGGCTAGCATGGATTTCATTTTGAGGTGTGGTATGGGGTAGTGCCAAGGTCAGAATCATCATGCTTGGCTAAGGGCTCCTGGTACTCAAGCCATGGGTGGCTGAGGGTCTCTGGGGGCAGGTGTGGTTTCTGGCCAGGAGGCATCCCCTCTCAGGATGGTGCCAGGCAGCCAGGAAAGGGAGGTCCTTATGGTATCAGTAAAGGGTACAGGAGGGTTTCATGACGTGAAGTGACCCGTGCATTGGGAGAGTCGAGAAGACATGGTTTACCATTTTGTGCATGTTTGTGCCTGCATGTGGGATGGTCTACTAACAGTGGAACCTGCTGGTGGTTGAGTGAGAGccagagaaaataataaatgagcataataatagcagctaacatttaCGTAGTGTGTATGCAGTTTGGAACTATTATAAGCTTGTTATGGTGTATCAActtatcctcacaacaaccctctgaggtaggtgctaccattatccccattttacagatgagtcctctgaggcacaaagaggggaAGTCACTTGCCTTGCCTATGGTCACATAGCAGGGAGTTGGGGTGTGAACCCAGACAGCCTGTTCTAGATTGCTTTAAACTGAGTGTCGCTGTGGGAGGAGAGATTGTACCCCTGTTGCGTAGATTGGGGAACTGAGCCCTAGAGATGCCATAGCCAAGCACGTCAGGGTTAGGGCTTCTACCTCTGGAGTCCTGCTTGCAGGCCAGCGTTTTCTGTCCCATAAGGAACAGTGTCCTAGAGGGAGTGAAAGACAAATTAGGGGTGGGGGCTCAGAGATGGTGAGATGCCCTGGTCCTGCCTTTTTCTCTTCTGCCCAGTGgctatctctctgtctcttttctgtctccctctgtgtAACACTATCTTTCTgtctttcctcctctctctccactctctctctctctgcctccatctctcttttccttatgttcccctttttctcttcactctgtttttctgtatttcttttcctCAATCTCACTCCGTCTCTTCGCTGTTCTTCAAAttctctttttgtctctttctcattctctgagtctttctgtctctgccagTCCATCTGTCCCTCCCCTTGCCTGTCCCCATCTCACTTCACTTCTTTTCCTGCCTCTCTTCGTCTCCCCTTTCCATGTCCTCTGTCCCCCTCCTTATGGCCAGGAGGGTAAGGACCACCTCAGGCCACAGCCCAAACTGCAGATTCCTGGAAGGTGGGCCAGCATGGGCTGGGGcatggggtgggatggggtgaaAACTGCTCCGGGGACGCCCCCTtcccatccattcttcttcacccCCCTCCCCGCCCACCCTGTGTTGTGATGGgagctgacatgtcgtgggctgTAGCCGCCGCAGGGGGAATCCCCACCGGAAGGTTTTGCCTGGAGCAGAGGCATAgcgggagtgtgtgtgtgtgcgtgtgcttgtgtgtgcatgCATTTGTAGGCTTGTGTGGCTGTATCCGAGCATGTGTGCCCACTGGTGTGAGCACAAAAGTCTGCCCCTTGCTTAGGGGCTCAGCAGTGCCCAGCGTGAGACCAGGCTCAGGGCAGGGCTTCCCAAAGTAGAGCAGGGAGACTCTGACAGGGTTTCTCGGCCCCTTCCACCGTCAAATGCTCTCTGCCACTGCCAAAGGCATTTATTGGGTGCTTATTGTGTGCCCAGCTGCAGGTTCAGCGGTTCCCATGAATAAGCTCACTGAGTCCTTACAACAACCCAGTGAAGGTGGCACTAGTAacgttccattttacaaatgaggaaatcatTGTTTGGGATCACACAGCTAACAAGTGGTGAGCCAGGATTCGAACTGGGTCTGTTCGAATAATAGTGCACTTGTTCTTCATAATTCACACTGCTATACCTGGCATATATATATTAAGTGgtcgatgatggtgatgatggtaatATAGCTAGCATGCAGGAGCACATTTTACATGCCAGGTGCTGTTCCAAGTACACTATGTTTATTAAGCCATTTAACGGTCACAGAGGTAAGGCCTATTTctgtctccatttcacagatgaagaaaccgagaTTCAGAGAGCTTCagacacttgcccaaggtcacacagctagtaagtgtcaGAGGTGGGATATGAACCCAGGGAGTAgggctttaaggagccctggaggcgcagtggttaagcgcttgacttcTAACCCAAAGatctgaacccatcagctgctccttgggagaaagatgtggcagtctgtttctgtaaaaattacaggcttgaaaatcctatggggcagttctagtctgtcttacagggtcgctatgagtcagaatcgactctatggcaatggatttagattttttggtttagtatgactatagggtcgctatgagttggaatcaactcaatggcaatgggtttggtttttttggtttagtgtgtcTTTGAAAT
Protein-coding sequences here:
- the LOC126086313 gene encoding basic proline-rich protein-like — encoded protein: MPLLQAKPSGGDSPCGGYSPRHVSSHHNTGTLFLMGQKTLACKQDSRGRSPNPDVLGYGISRAQFPNLRNREPSSSATQPPKFKEPEQRKLLAKAWRAHLPIPRPLIPPSVHLPAAHPPPTSHREGEDMAVSPKDRLGPPQLTWTEGAANSLPPNLHRGLEPQRAEPQPPAGNPTWTHRHTPSETYNRRHTHTHKWTPERAHPVTQTLGWTSNPDPNPMQLAAHTLAGGWGEAPTPGHTTHAHTPAHSPSDGRATAPQTRSRSGSRSGGHTRSAGHTTSDRHPAHTRMATQAGRRTRRRRAHTGPRERTPGPPQRRGHTLTRCTLTPALTPAPPPAASPAAAGRAHPAPGGPGPGPAAAASLRAMVGGGPGEGARCRGAASLPPPALPPQPPPSSALRAARRPSPAATTAARGEGAPTGAGRAGGAAADPRPPAPGSAADSAPLLGRRRPAPDHSPAPPPALPASPETPPDHAPTGMGTPDLPVETLDYVPIPRGTSDPALPALETQTISYSHLAPQTMSYSPW